One Niabella beijingensis DNA window includes the following coding sequences:
- a CDS encoding FecR family protein: MADTEHKKLVEKFLSNKCDYLEAEAAFGYLEGNIDALDKIMFSEDLDENEILRCTESQKERTYNTIMGKKAPVVRLFVRKIAVAAAILMSILGAWYYLSQNKKSEPRQVTAIAEVRIENTTQQNQMYALPDGSEVVLRPEAAIFYKKNFNEIRTINLVTGDAYFKVFHDKKRPFEVLSNGIATRALGTRFWVRNFDAMDALGISLTEGKVMIYSGDSRFAMEPVYLRPGQTCSINKKTGKVAVSNSTEEKRPATSLKPAVKASDSYADRLNRIKSSTHSIEFTNTTLKNVFAKLEDRYNVKIVADDPHIMRYNITGTIFYRDSLDVIMKSICELNNLMYEKRNDSLYLKKR; encoded by the coding sequence ATGGCCGATACTGAACATAAGAAGCTGGTTGAAAAGTTCTTGTCCAATAAATGTGATTACCTGGAAGCTGAAGCGGCTTTTGGGTACCTGGAAGGAAATATTGACGCTTTGGATAAGATTATGTTTAGTGAGGATTTAGACGAGAATGAGATCCTGCGATGTACGGAAAGCCAGAAAGAGAGGACGTATAATACTATAATGGGCAAAAAAGCCCCGGTGGTAAGATTGTTTGTCAGAAAAATAGCCGTTGCTGCCGCAATACTTATGTCAATTTTGGGAGCATGGTATTATTTGAGTCAGAATAAAAAGAGCGAACCCCGCCAGGTAACAGCGATTGCTGAAGTACGTATAGAAAATACAACGCAACAAAATCAGATGTATGCATTGCCTGACGGATCTGAAGTGGTTTTGAGGCCAGAGGCTGCTATTTTCTATAAAAAGAATTTTAATGAGATCAGAACGATCAACCTGGTAACCGGTGATGCTTATTTTAAAGTGTTTCATGATAAAAAAAGACCTTTTGAGGTGCTATCAAACGGTATTGCTACCAGGGCTTTGGGAACCCGGTTCTGGGTAAGAAATTTTGATGCAATGGATGCCCTGGGTATTTCGCTCACAGAAGGAAAGGTCATGATTTATTCGGGCGATAGCCGGTTTGCAATGGAGCCGGTTTATTTACGTCCGGGACAAACCTGTTCTATTAATAAGAAAACAGGCAAAGTGGCAGTATCGAATAGTACGGAAGAGAAGAGGCCTGCCACCAGCTTGAAACCTGCTGTTAAAGCAAGCGACAGCTATGCCGATCGCTTAAACCGGATCAAATCTTCCACACACAGCATCGAATTTACCAATACAACATTGAAGAATGTTTTTGCCAAGCTGGAAGACCGGTATAATGTAAAGATAGTGGCTGATGATCCGCACATCATGCGTTATAATATAACCGGAACGATCTTCTACCGCGACTCACTGGATGTTATTATGAAATCGATTTGCGAGCTAAATAATTTGATGTATGAAAAAAGAAACGATTCGCTTTATCTAAAGAAAAGATAA